In Candidatus Eisenbacteria bacterium, the following are encoded in one genomic region:
- a CDS encoding permease-like cell division protein FtsX, protein MYSLREVFRDIRRNSALILSGFLATTASLAVLGVFSLVSHNVLRIVKLVEQRKEIVVFLKDGVGEERVASVEEELLALQGVKGVEYTSKAQAWTEFVKEMGKEEILKAVGYNPLPASFKLILLSEYKNAARMKVLAGQVMRIGGVEDVSYGGEWIERLDRIVRVLLLGTLIVGVFVGLSVVVVMASTTRFIVLARRDMVEILKSVGASDSAIRRSFLIEGASLSFLSSCLAMVVVFLGFRALHNSLPDVEFLEPIHVLIFVGLGTFLGLCGSYLSVRGVLKNIE, encoded by the coding sequence GTGTATTCCTTGAGAGAAGTCTTCAGAGACATACGGCGGAATTCCGCGCTCATTCTTTCCGGATTCCTTGCGACCACCGCGAGCCTTGCGGTACTTGGGGTTTTCTCGCTCGTCAGTCACAACGTTCTCCGGATCGTGAAACTTGTCGAGCAAAGAAAAGAAATAGTCGTTTTCCTGAAAGACGGGGTGGGTGAAGAAAGAGTTGCATCTGTTGAAGAGGAACTGTTGGCGCTGCAAGGTGTGAAGGGAGTTGAGTACACAAGCAAAGCGCAAGCATGGACAGAGTTCGTGAAGGAAATGGGGAAAGAAGAAATACTGAAAGCCGTCGGCTACAATCCGCTCCCCGCCTCATTCAAGCTAATTCTTCTGAGTGAATACAAAAACGCTGCAAGAATGAAAGTTCTCGCCGGTCAGGTCATGCGGATAGGCGGCGTAGAAGACGTGAGCTACGGGGGAGAATGGATCGAGAGATTGGACCGGATAGTCAGAGTGCTTCTTCTCGGAACGCTCATCGTGGGAGTTTTTGTTGGCCTCTCAGTCGTGGTTGTGATGGCCAGCACCACCAGGTTCATCGTGCTTGCAAGGCGGGACATGGTCGAAATCCTCAAGAGTGTGGGCGCTTCTGATTCGGCCATCAGGCGTTCATTTCTCATTGAAGGAGCATCTCTCTCCTTTCTTTCCTCCTGTCTGGCGATGGTGGTCGTCTTCCTGGGTTTCAGGGCTCTTCATAACTCACTTCCCGACGTGGAGTTCCTGGAGCCGATTCACGTTCTAATCTTTGTCGGGCTTGGAACATTCCTTGGGCTTTGCGGGAGTTACTTGTCAGTCAGGGGAGTGTTGAAAAACATCGAGTGA